One genomic segment of Hordeum vulgare subsp. vulgare chromosome 2H, MorexV3_pseudomolecules_assembly, whole genome shotgun sequence includes these proteins:
- the LOC123427479 gene encoding ORM1-like protein 2 — MAKLYVQAVPPPDLNKNTEWFMYPGVWTTYIFILFVSWLLILSIFGCTPGMAWTLVNLGHFAITYHFFHWKKGTPFADDQGMYNRLTWWEQMDNGKQLTRNRKFLVVVPVVLYLIASHTTDYQHPMLFLNTIAVIVLVVAKLPNMHKVRIFGINAGN; from the exons ATGGCGAAGCTGTACGTGCAGGCGGTGCCGCCGCCGGATCTGAACAAGAACACCGAGTGGTTCATGTACCCGGGGGTCTGGACCACCTACATCTTCATCCTCTTCGTCTCCTGGCTCCTCATCCTCTCCATCTTCGGCTGCACCCCCGGCATGGCCTGGACCCTCGTCAACCTCGGCCACTTCGCG ATTACATACCACTTCTTCCACTGGAAGAAGGGAACCCCATTTGCCGATGACCAGGGTATGTACAACAGATTGACTTGGTGGGAGCAAATGGACAACGGCAAGCAGCTTACTCGCAACAGAAAATTTCTTGTTGTCGTTCCTGTAGTCCT GTACTTGATAGCTTCGCACACCACAGACTATCAACATCCTATGCTCTTTTTGAACACCATTGCAGTCATTGTACTTGTTGTTGCGAAACTACCGAACATGCACAAGGTCCGGATTTTTGGAATCAATGCCGGTAACTAA